The sequence below is a genomic window from Microbulbifer hydrolyticus.
TGCTGCAGGGTGTCGCGTACATGCAGTGCGTAGATCACCGAAATCAGCGCGGCAATATGGAACAGGTAGCCAAACAGCAGGCTCAGCCTGTCCGCCTTGAACAGCAGCAAGTCAAAATCGAGGATCGAATACTGGCCAAAGCTGCCACTGCCCAGCAGCCAGAGGTTGGCCAGACCGAGTATGGGCACCGCAATCGAAACCAGTGCCCGCGCCCGGCCGCGCAGGACCAGTACCAGCGCCGCGGCAACAAAAAATGGGATGAAGGGGGCTATCTCAAACATCCGCAGGTCCTCCCGCGGCGGGCGCTGTTGGCGCATGCCCCTGGCCCTGCTCATCAGCCGTGTTGTCGGTCAATTCGCGTTTGTCGTAGTAGTCTTCCGGGCGCATCAGAAAGGTACGCATCCATTTCGCTGCGAACACCAGGATTACACAGCCCACAAAGCCGTACATGGGGTAAAAGCCGGGCAGGCTCTCCCAGCGAAACTCGGTGTGACGGTGAATCACGAAATCCATCGCGAACAGCAGCGCGCAGATGCTGTAAAAGATGCGCAGCATCCAGCGGATATTGTTTGGGTTATCAAAAAATGCCTGTTTTTCAACACTCATAATTGGGCACCTTTAAAAATGTAGCGAGCAGGAGGCTGGTGGTGGCCGCCAGAGCGCAGGCCGCGGAGTGTATATTCGATACCTGGACAGCCGAGTACCGCCGGACACCGCCAGGCACACGCGCAGTATTTTGGTTAAAGGTGCCCATATCAGATTCCGGCCTTGATCAGCTGGTAGAACGCATCGGGGAACAACAACAGGTAAATACAGCCCGCGGCAGTAATGCCGAGGGCAATCAGGGAGGGCAGCGGAGCCTCCTTGATGGCGACGGCGCCGTCCGTTGCTAGTGTGCCCGCTGCTTCTGGAGTATTGCTGGAAAAGAACGCGCGCAGCGGGATTGGCAGCAGATAGGCAATACTCAGCAGCGAGCTGACCATCAGCAGCACCATCAGAATCCACTGGTCGGCCTCAAAGGTCCCGAGCATCAGGTACCACTTGCTCCAGGTGCCGCCTGTGGGGGGAATGCCGATGATGCACAAGCTGGCGATCAGGAATGCCGTCATGGTTACTGGCATCTGCCGGCCCAGGCCGCGCAGCTCACTCACTTCCGTTTTGTGTGCAGCAACCAGGATGGCGCCGGCGCAGAAGAACAGGGTGATTTTTCCAAATGCGTGCATCACGATGTGCAGTGCACTGCCGGTGATGCCGGCGCTGGTGGCCAGCAGGGCGCCGAGGGTGATATACCCCAGTTGGCTCACGGTGGAATAGGCCAGTCGCTTCTTCAGGTTCTGCTGACGCAGGGCGACGATCGAGGCAAGCAGGATGGAGGCGCCTGCCAGATAGAGCAGCCATTTGGTGGCGGGAATACTCTGTAGTGTCTCGAAGCCGAAGATCAGCAGGCACACTTTCAGCAATACGAATACTCCCGCCTTGACCACCGCCACTGCGTGCAGCAGCGCACTAACCGGAGTAGGTGCCACCATCGCCGCGGGCAGCCAGCGGTGGAACGGCATGATCGCAGCCTTGCCCACACCGAAAACAAACAGTACCAGCAATACGGACAGCAGTGCCGCCGAGGTATCCGGCGAGAAAATTCCGCCGGGCCGGAACGAGAGAGTACCGGCCAACAACCAGGTAGCGACGATGGCAAGCAGGAAGAAGCCTACGGATGTACCGAGCAGGATGCTCAGGTAAACCCGGCCGCCCTGGCGCGCTTTATCGGTGCCCGCGTGCGTGACCAGTGGGTAGGTGCAGAGCGTGAGGATTTCGTAAAACACAAACAGCGTGAACAGGTTTTCCGCAAACGCGATGCCCATCACCGCGGCAATGGAAACGGCGAACAGGCTGAAAAATCGCGTCTGGTTTTTTTCACCGTGTCCGCGCATATAGCCGATGGCGTAGAGGGTGGTAACAATCCACAGGAAGCTCGCCACCAGCGCAAACAGCAGCCCGAGCGGTTCAAGGCGAAATGCCAGTGCGAGACCGGGCATGACGTCCA
It includes:
- a CDS encoding proton-conducting transporter membrane subunit, with product MSDSNLLQLALLIPLLAVVGIQLTTRWENVREAVSLISASALFAVVTELYPPLLAGDVIAVHWLDVMPGLALAFRLEPLGLLFALVASFLWIVTTLYAIGYMRGHGEKNQTRFFSLFAVSIAAVMGIAFAENLFTLFVFYEILTLCTYPLVTHAGTDKARQGGRVYLSILLGTSVGFFLLAIVATWLLAGTLSFRPGGIFSPDTSAALLSVLLVLFVFGVGKAAIMPFHRWLPAAMVAPTPVSALLHAVAVVKAGVFVLLKVCLLIFGFETLQSIPATKWLLYLAGASILLASIVALRQQNLKKRLAYSTVSQLGYITLGALLATSAGITGSALHIVMHAFGKITLFFCAGAILVAAHKTEVSELRGLGRQMPVTMTAFLIASLCIIGIPPTGGTWSKWYLMLGTFEADQWILMVLLMVSSLLSIAYLLPIPLRAFFSSNTPEAAGTLATDGAVAIKEAPLPSLIALGITAAGCIYLLLFPDAFYQLIKAGI